From the Methanobrevibacter sp. genome, the window CCTGAACGTGAGGTTCTTCTTTTTGATTCATTTTTTCATAATGAGCTTCCTCATTTGTAAGCATTAAACTCATCACTTCCTGGAATCCTAAACTGATCATAATTTCACGGATTATGCTTTCGGATTTAAACCAGTCATTCTCATAAGCTACGGTGTTGATGTCCGGAAGTTCGGCTTCAACACTGTTAATGTGATATTGCACTGCGATATTTTCGACAATGTCAACTTCATGAAGAATATCTACTCTGTAAGCCGGAATGATTGCTTTAACTTCATTGTCATCAATAATTTCCGCATCAAAACGTGCTTTTAGTAGCAGTTCCTTAATGTCCTGTGCAGTTAATGATGTTCCTCCAATTAAGCTGTTTGCAGTATCTACATGAACGTTCATTTCCTGAGGAGTTAAGTCAGGTGTTTTGATGGTTTTGTCTTCATATCTGACTTCCATGCTTTTGATTTGACCTCCAACTTCTGCAAATGATGAACAGATGATGTTCAATGATTGATTAACTGCTCTTTCATCAGTACCGGTTACATCAACAATAATGTTGTGTGTGTCTTCTTTAATTTTGGTTAACTCTCCGTTAATTATTGGAGGCATGGATAATACATTATCGTTTTTATCAAGAATTAATGGATATTTTTCGAAATCTTCAATAAGGTGTGCATAGTCAACACCCTTTTCATGGTCGGTTAATATTGCATCAGGAGTCATTTCAACATCTTTTTCTAATGGAACAAATGCATTTACATCTTTTGGTGTTGCAATGTATTTGAATGGAGCTTCAACCACATCGGCATTGTGAATACCGATAGCTACTTTTTTCCTGTCCCTTCCAATTACCCAGTGGAGGTTTTCTTGAAATTCCATTATGTATTTGAGTTTGTCACCAGTAAAATCAACATTATCGATTTTAGCAAATCCTATGTATGGTCTGATGGCAGCAACATCTTTGTCAACTGTCACATATTCTCCTGAATCTTCAACTTTATAATCCGGAAAACCAATTTCCTGACCGATAAACCCTTTAAAAGATCTAGCTACTCCTTCAACAGACAAATTGTCCGGTCTGTTAGGGAAGAATTCAACCTTGATTTCTTCATCGTCATAGTCTTCGATATCACTTGACATCATAGGTAAAGTGTCTATTAATTCGTCTTTTTCCATATCTATTCCTAAATCTTTTAAATCTTGATATTTAAATGTAATAACTGGCATTTAATAACTCCATTGCTTATTTTTATAATCCATAAATTAAAATGAAAACTAGAGATTCAATTACGAAGTGTAATGCTCTATGTTCGAGTTCTCCCATATTTCTTATCAGTATTGTATGGGATACATCTATAAAGAAATGAATAAGGGCTGCTTCAATTCCGATAACCGGATTGAGGAAAAATATTGACAGGACAATAAAATGGAATCCTGCTTCCATTATTTCATGTGCTAACCATGTTTGCCATGTTGTTTTGGTAGTCTGCTGAATTAACCCGCCCAAAAGTATGTAAAAGTTATTCAGAACTTTCCACATTAATTGTGTGTGCAGTATATCGCTTAAAGCCAATACAATAGCAACATAAAACCATATTAAGTTCATTTTTTCACAGTCCTTCTATTAGATTGATAATATTAATAATTTGATTTTTTAATATAATATAGTTAACTATTTTTTCATTTTTCTTGCTAAGTAAATTTGTTTTTGCTTCTTAAAATTGTTGTAACTGCGTAATATTGCTTTAATTTAGTACTAAGTAATTTATATATTATTAAAATTAAAATTTTATCTGGTGTATTGGTTATGGTGGATTTTAGAAATTTTTTAAAATTAAAAAATATTCTCAGTAGGTTAAATCCAATTCCTGCATTTCCTTTTGGTGATGAAGAGGAGGTCATTGTAAAGTCTCAGTCTCAGGAGGAATTGTTGAAATCAGTTATTAAAAAATATCCTCAATTTAAGAGAATAATTATGATTTCAATTTATCATTTAATTAATACGCAAAATGTCGAAAAAGAATATTTGACTGTTCTAACCAAAGATTTAAGATTAATTGCAGATTTGATTGAAGGGGAAAGGGATAAAGTTTCTGTTCCTAAAAATGTTAAAGAGGAATCCAAAAAAGGGAATGTATTAGTAATATGTCACAATCATTTTCATGGTGCTATTATTTTCTCGTTGATTGATTTTAAAAACGTGCTGTGCTCTAAAATTAAGTTTTCCGTAATTGTTTCTAATGGCAATATTGGAATTTTAGTAAATGAGTTCAGCAGTTTTGATGAAAAATATTTAAAATCATTGAAAATTGAATTAAAAGATTATATTGGTTATGTCATGTTTACTTTCATTATCAATAATGATGAAGCTATTGAAAAATTAGATAATTCTAATTTGGATGATGAATTATACTCTATTGAATATCAAAACTTATTTGACAGGTTCATTGCTAAAAATAATCTGAAGTTTATTGATGAATTTAATTTAAGAATGAAAATATAA encodes:
- the pheT gene encoding phenylalanine--tRNA ligase subunit beta, translated to MPVITFKYQDLKDLGIDMEKDELIDTLPMMSSDIEDYDDEEIKVEFFPNRPDNLSVEGVARSFKGFIGQEIGFPDYKVEDSGEYVTVDKDVAAIRPYIGFAKIDNVDFTGDKLKYIMEFQENLHWVIGRDRKKVAIGIHNADVVEAPFKYIATPKDVNAFVPLEKDVEMTPDAILTDHEKGVDYAHLIEDFEKYPLILDKNDNVLSMPPIINGELTKIKEDTHNIIVDVTGTDERAVNQSLNIICSSFAEVGGQIKSMEVRYEDKTIKTPDLTPQEMNVHVDTANSLIGGTSLTAQDIKELLLKARFDAEIIDDNEVKAIIPAYRVDILHEVDIVENIAVQYHINSVEAELPDINTVAYENDWFKSESIIREIMISLGFQEVMSLMLTNEEAHYEKMNQKEEPHVQVARPITIDRTMIRTSLINSLMEFLEDNKHEDLPQKIFEIGDVLYLDDSKENKTVTSKKLAGLICHSTANFTEIKSVVTSVLSNLGYSMEISDSENKTFIPGRAADVTGSAEKGSVKGFFGEVSPEVITNFTLEYPVIAFEIEFIN